The Tenrec ecaudatus isolate mTenEca1 chromosome 12, mTenEca1.hap1, whole genome shotgun sequence genomic interval CTGGGGCTGCTGTTATTCATGACCTCTGACACAACCATGCCCTGAGCTCTGGTGGGCCAACTGCCTTGGCGACAGCTTATACAGTACCCTACTGTGTGTTCTGGCCTAGACCAGGACTTGTCTTCCCAAGGACTCACCCATCAGCGTGTCCTCAGTCCTCCataccccctcctcctcctgaggGAGCCATAGGGGTGGAGGAGAGAGactgatagatagagagataaccTCTGATGAGAATTTGTCTTTCCACCCAGATGTAGTGAATCAGCATCTCCAGGTGAATCAATAccaaggggcttcagaaatgggagaatggaatgaaaagataatggaactgtCCCAGGGCCATTTTGTAGCCCCCTCCAGtcccctgtacacacacacacacacacacacacacacacacacacacacacacacactcactcactcactcactcactcacacagctTGTGAAAACATAGATACCCATGCAGCCTAGCTGGGGTAGAAGGACAAAGTCTCAGCCAGGTTAGAATTGGGAGGAACCAGTTGGAAGCCCTGCTTTAAAGCCCTCCTCACAGCCAATGGCTTATCCACTTCCTGAAGCTGTGTTTGGTTGGGGCGCAATGGGCCATCTCGTTTCATTGAGAGACTCCTTCACATAAGTCTTTTTACTCCTGAGGGAAGGTCATGGGGCGGGAGCCATCACCCTTGGTCTTTTTCACTCCAGAATGCTGAGTGAAGGCCAGGCAGGGGCTGCTCAGCAGTACACGTGAGCCAGGAAAGGTGCAGTTGTAGATgttggtgtgtgcatgtgtgtgtacacgcaTACACACTCACAGATATGTGTGAGTACATACACACATTTTAgttcttctgccaagacagagccCAGGAGTTGAATGGCATGGTAAACAAGTACCTGGGGGCCTCCCCTTGTTGGAGGCAGAGAGCCTTTTGAGAGTATCAGAAATGTCATGGCAGGTCAGACCCAGCGTCCCTTTGCTCAGTATCACCGTTATCTTCATCCTGGTCATCAACAGTAGAGGCAGCACTTCCTTTTGACCAGGCCGAGTTAAGACCGTTCCTGCCCTCCCGGAGTTAGGAACTGTTTGAAGCATGAGCAGAGAGAAGGGGTGCACTGTTGTCCCCTAAACATTAAAAACATTTCATGACTTTGGAAGCCTGGACAGAATCAGTAGTTCTGGGTCTCAGTAGCCCATCTAGTGGCCACATATCTTTGATATGACACATTTGCCTCTAAAACCTGGCTGCTTgatgaaggagacctggtggtgtagtggttacattttgggttgctaatcacaatgtcagcagtttgaaactaccagctgctacaagggagaaagatgaggctttctacttccataaagagttacagtcttgaaaactcacagggggaagttctagcctgtcctacaggcttgctatGAATCACACTACCTTTGAACCAGTTCTGACTCCTACAGGGTTTCGGTGCCTGTAAAACTtcctggaagcaggcagcctttTCTTTTGCAGTGTGTGCTGGCGGGATTACACTGTGGACCTTattgttagcagtctaatgccgaacccacagagccaccagcgtTCTGAGTTATAATAAAAGTCAAACCTGCagctgttgattccaactcatagtgactctatatatCGGGCTTCCATATATGGTATATTgggcttcagaggctgtaaatctttatgggagcagacagccttctctttatccacagagcagctggtgtattCGAACCACCATCCTTGAGGCTAGCAAGTCAATGCTTAccaacagagccaccagggcccctttagtAATAATGGAGTTTCAGATGTGGTTACATCTGTGAACATGTGTGGGAAGAGTGTTCTCTCAATATGAGCCTACTCTTTATTGAGGCTGATTCACATAACATTACAAGTAACCATCAACATGTTAAAGCATAACATTCGGTGGCATTTAGAACATTCAGTGTTGTGTAACGATGACCGCTGATTCCAAGACATTTCTGTTACTCCAAAAGGAAAGCCTCTACCAATAGCCAGTcactctccccttccccttcctccagCCTCTGGCCACTGCTATCAGCGTCCTCTCACTGTGGGTTTGCCTGCCTGGACATTTCATATACATGGACTCATCTAGCATGCAGCCTCTTTGTCTGACTTATTTTCCTCTGTTTAGTGTTTCCGAAGTTCAATGATGTCACCTTGCGTGGTAGAGCGCCCTCCTTTCTTAGGCCCACATTTTGTATATCCaatcatctgttgatgggcacttGGGTTGGTCGCCGTGAGGGGAGCTGGTTCAGGGGTACTCTGGAAGGAAAAAAGCTTCAACTTTCTAGCATTCTGAACTTAGCCTCAGGTTGGCTCTCTAGGGACCCTGGAGGCTGCCCCAGCCAtcaaggagcagatggtggggaTCACAAGGCAGAAGGGGCTTTTCTTTGTTGGAGGCCTTCAACctgagagaggtgtgtgtgtgtgtgtgtgtgtgtgtttgtgtgtgtgtgtgcgtgtataaccCCTGTATGGAGAGGAGACATTGAGTCTTTGCAAACCAAGCAGAAGCCCTTAGTCAGGGTGAATGGAGCCAACAGGGAGAGCCCGGTGGCTGTCTAGGTGACTCAAGGCCAGACTCCTGTAGTCCCTGCATCTGACAAGCTTCATTGGCATTTTTCTTAAACAGATCGTAGCCCGGGTGGGATCTGATGGAAAAAATAGGTTTaccctggggaagctttccttcaCCCCTTTTGCAAGTCAGTGATCTCTGCAGACCAGGCCCCACTCTACTCCCCTCTGCTTCGCTCTTCCTGTGCCCTCGGCTCTCCGGGTAAAGCTATCAGCCCTTAGAAGAGGATCCCCTTGGAAGGGGTTGGCTAAGGCCACTGGGAAGCCCAAGCCCTGCCCTTTTTGGATATTGCTCCTCCTCGGGCCATGTCCACTCGGAGGCAGGGAGGCCAGCAAATGCCTGTCCTTACGTGGACAGGGTTGGATGTGTGACTTAATAAGGTTGAGAGACACAAATAATCCCCTAAGTACTTTGCCATGTAACCTAAGATTATGTCGCCTGCAAACACCTGTTTTCACTCCTTTGCTGACAGTGGTATAAAAAGCTCTCGGGTTAATGACTCTAGGAACTGCTGAGGGATGGCATGCACATGGATTTGTAATGTCTTGGATATATCTCCAGGTTGGCCAGCTGCACGTgcccattagcaaggttgaggaaGGGCTTCAAGGGCGGGCCCAAGTTTCCACCCGGCCAAGTAGTGGGAGAGTCCAAGGCGAGGGGCGGAGAGGTTGCCTTTGGGATGGGCAATGTTTGCACAcacagccccccccctcccccgtttCCTCCCAGATCTGTGGTTTTCACATGGGGGTGGGGTTCGCACAGCTCTGCTTGTCACACAGGGTAGTTGAGAAGACCCAGGGGGATGGGTGTAACACTGCTCCTAGGCAGGTCTCCACCACCGCCGAGGAAGATGGGAACTAGATTTATTTAGACGCTTTTGAGAAGCAGCGTGAGTGCCAACCTGTGAAACTGACCAATAATATTCTAATCATTCAGAACTGCAAGTCTCTGCCTCGGGTGGCACAGAAGAGGTTGGCAATTTGTTGGAGAATCAGTTCTCTGCTGGAGACGCGAATCTAGAGGACAAGGAGAGGGCACTTTACGCAGATGCAAGCCCTCCAGAGAAGACCCGGCTCCTCCATTTtccagatggcagtgaggtggagaCCCCAGAGAAGTCCCCGCCAGGGGTCCTTCCCAAGGTTGCTGACTCCGAAGCTAGCCTGTCCAACGGCTCAGCTCCTGAGTCTGCCCCGctggaggatgctgcaggacctggggaggaggaagagggcccTCCTGAATCCAGTGCCCTTCCTCTGGACGGGGCAGAGGGGGCGGCCGGGAGCGGGCTCTCCATGGAGGAAGCAGGCAGCGGGGTCCCCGAGGAGGCTGCGGGCAGCGGAGAGATGGAGGTAGAGCTCGTCTCAGAGACAGATGGTGAACGGAGCACAGGCCCTGCTCAGGAATCGGGAGTGCCGGGTGAGGAGCCCGAAGTGCCTGGGGAGGATCAGGAAGTGCTCATCGGAGTTCGGGAAGTTGAGCCTGGGGAAGAAGAGGCTGATGCTGACCCAGAAGCTAGCTACTACGACAACGCTGAGTCGAAGGACCTCCACCTCCGGGAGCTCAGCCCCAGCGCAGAGTCCAAGGAAGCACAGCTCTCTCAAGAGGACCGTCCCCGAGAGGGGTTGCCTGTGCAGGGCCCCAGCGAAGCCTCTTCTGAAGAAGAGAGTAGCATTGAACATGGAGGAGAAGAAGAGGGAATGACATCCGAAGAATCCAAAGAGAACAGTGGTGATGGGGCTAGTTCAGAAGAAACAGGGGCTGCGGACTCTGAGGAAGCCAGGGAAAGCCAGGAAGCAGCAGAAAGCACGAACCCAGGAGAGAAGGGAGTGCAGTCGAGCACAGAGGAATTGAGTACAGGGTCCAAGGGCATCGAGGCACAAGATCCAGAAGAGGGCCAGCAGGGTAGGGGACTGCCACATGTACTCTCCAGGGGGTAGGAGTTCTGCAGAAACAGCCCTAGCAGTCTTCCAAGAAGTCTTGTGGGCAGGGGACAGTCAGGGATAGATTGCTTATCCTGGAGGCACTGTCCAGGGAGGCCGTGGGACACCTCTAGTTTGGAGGGACGGAGTGCAAGGTTGTGCCCTCAGGAGTAAATCCTGTAGGGTCCCCAGATGCTCCAACATGGAACAGTGTCTCGACCTTAGGACAAAGGGAATAGTGGCAggttggtgggggggaggaacAGAGAATAAATGAGACAATGTGAGCGACTGGTCCATATCAGGTGTGGAGAACTGGGACCTTTGGGTGAGGGTTGTGATGTGAGAGCTGGCTGGCTGTGACCACTGTAGGAGCAGCCACCTCTCCGGCATAGAGGAatgggaggccagacccacagctATCGGGCAGCATTGTAGAGATGGATTCAGGCCCCAGGGAGTCAAGGCTCCTTGGACCAAAAGTTGGACTATCCTACTGGAGAGATTAGGGTCCATCCTCCCATTCCAAGATGCCTCCCTTGTAGGAAGTTATTTTACATATTGGGAAGGATCCCTGGCGGTACAATGTTCAAGTACTGGGCTGCTAGCTGTAAAGTTGTAAATATGAACTTACtagcagctccatgagagaaagatgagtttgtttctgtaacaacaacagccttggaaactgtatggggcagtcctactctgtcccacTGGGTCAGTAGGCATGGGAATGGACTCGACAACAACACATCACTTGTTGGGCCCTGGTGCACGCCATACAGGGAGGAGCGCCTGTAACATAagctcttcccttccttgtccTCCCTTTTGGAATAGGGGCTACCTGGGTGTGATCCATGTAAAGATCCAAGCTCTGAGGTGCACTCATTCTCTGCTCCTCCCTAAGGGAACCAGTCTCCTGCTTGGGAAGCTTAGGCACATCATCCCAAATATTTTGCATGATCAATCTGGCAGGAAAATAGTTACAATTCTAAAGGATCAAGGATGGAAGGTTCCCCGGCCCAAGCAAGAGCCTCTAGTTCACAATGAGCATCTCTTACTGGTCAAATGCAAGTTATTCTGAAAAGACTCCCTGCAGCAGTCTCTGCCCACCcatcctctccactcccccctcagtGGGATCCTGATACAATGCTAATTAAGTCATGTCAGCGTCTGCTTAGCGCTCCCCTTGACTTTTATTGTACAGACTACTACCCCCAGAACTCTGGTGCCCACCACTCGTGCCTCATTGTGGCGTAGTGCCTTAGCCTCCCGACTGCTTTATGCTAACTCCTGACTGGTGTTTGCCGGCAACTTTGTTGTCCCTGGAACCTGCCCTTGTCACCTAATGAACCATTCACACAGCAGCCCTCAGCGTATGTGTAGCTTCCTTTGGGGCATGTCCTCTGGCTTCACATGTACCCTAACATTGCTACAATTTATTTTCTGTTGgtattgagaatatacacagcagaacacaGACCAATTTCTATGCGTACAACTCCGCGACCTGATCTTCAAATTTTGCAACTTTCATCACCCTCCATtgctgaaattttctttcctCATTAACATTAACTCCGTGTTCCCTAAGTTTCCTAACTGAACTTTTGAGTTGCTATTGATAATCTGTTCACATATATAGTTCTTTAAAAGGAGCCTTGGTATTGCTGTGGGATAAGGACGGGTCTGCTAACGCTAAAggctgcagttcaaactcaccagatgttttataggagaaagatgaggctgcctgctcccataaagatttacaaccttgaaaaccccacatagggtcaccatgagtcagaataactTGATTGATGGCAGTTGATTTGGTTATGGTTTTGATATAGTTCTTTAAAGAGTATCGTATTCAAAGCAGTTTTTTTTACTAAGGAAACTAATGTTGGTTTTAAAAAAGATTCCATTGTTtaagtttaaagattatctcagggcaaaaAATTCAGGGGTTTGTCCAGTCTTAGTGACTCCAGAAAGTCTAGGTTCCATAAGAAATTCCAATTCTGCTTTACACTccctccttttgatcaggattctgctCTAATCTCTGATCAAAACACTCAGTAATCGTCTCACAACTTCAGTTTTTCTTCTATAGCCTGCATCCCAGTTTGTACTTATATTTTAAAAGGTTTTTAACCATGTCTCTTTCCACTAAACTCTAGGAAGACTCCATAAGGGTGGGAGTGATTTAGGACACCAGTTCTCTACCATAATGCTCACAATGTGGCATGCAGGACGTGCTCCATACACATCTCTCAAGTAACATGGGTCAGAGAGTTTAACAGACAtggttttggggttttctttctttctttctttttggtatttGGATTTTCAAATGCCATCCTATAGGACCCAGTTCTATTCCACTTGGCTTCACTGGAGTACCTGCCCCCAGCCTGGGTCCTGTTCACCTCTGCAGGGTCTTAGTGTCCCATAACCCTCACCTCACCTGGTGCCCATGTGACCTTCCTTTGTGCTTCTCTTCCCAGAAGAGACGGAGGATGTGAGTGAAGAAGCGCCATTGCGGGACCGATCCCACATAGAGAAAACCCTGATGCTGAATGAAGACAAGCCAGCTGACGACTACTCGGGTAATGGAGGCAGGCAACATGaatggggctgggctgggctgggtaaCCATGCCACTGCTGGCCAGACAAGGCCGACAGAAGCTGGAAGGTGATGAGAGCCATAGGCAGAGGATCTCTGGAGGGAGGTTTTGAGTGGTGCATGAGATGGGAGCTGTGGGCCGGCAGAGAGTAGGAAGGGCAGTCCAGGCAGAGCGACCCCCGCACAGGCACCATGGGGAGTGCTGAAGCTTGTCAAGGTAGGGAAGGACCGTAATTCTTTCCTACATGAAGTGCTGTGTGCTATCTGCCCCGCCTCATGATTTTCCTTCACGCTCCTCTGCCCCGTAGCAGTGCTACAGCGGCTTCGAAAGATCTACCATTCTTCCATCAAACCTCTGGAGCAGTCTTACAAGTACAACGAGCTTCGGCAGCATGAGATCACAGGTACAACTCCCTTGGGTTCAGAGGTGGTGGCTACACCTAAAGGGAGGGTTTGGAAGCCAAGGCCCTCTCCACATGGTTCATGGACTCCACACCATAGGCCCTTTAGCAAGCAGGAAGGACAGATGCTCAGGAGAGCTGCCCCCCATTTTCATTGAGAGTTGTTTGCCATCAAGTTagcccaactcatggtgaccctacacacTTACATACCATGGGACCAATCACAggtcagtcctgccccatcccatGATCAGTTACAGATTGGACCATGGTGATCCATAGGGTCTTCATTGACTAATATTTATaaaaagatcaccaggcctttgttcctCGTCTGGCGACTAGGGCTTTTATGGGTACTATGTCAAGAGATCTTTTTAAGGTGtttaaaaagcaaaggtgtcacttatgtgcctgatccaagccatggtgtgtTTAATCGTATATGTGTGAAGTccagacaatgagtaaggaattaATGCCATTCAATtgttggcaaagaagattgaATGTATGATGAGTACTAGAGTACACTGACAGGAATCTGTCAGAGATTCAGAAcaagacgtggaacaagggatatcattgctggcatcaggtggatcttggctggaagcagagaataccagaacattgtttacttgtgtttcatggactatgcaaaggcatatggacagccttgagaagaatggatattccagaacacttaattgtgctcatgctgaacctgtacatggatccaaGGGGAAGTTGTGCATGTTTTAAATGCAGGacggtatgtgtcagggttgtagtatcctctcaccatacagattcaatctgcatgttgagcagatcatcagagaagctggattatatgaagaagaatttgacatcaggattggaggaaggcttataactacctgtgagatgcagacaacacagccttgcttgctgaaagtgaggaggaggacttgaagtcacCTTGCTGGTgaggatcaaggatggcagccttcagggtggatcacaactcagtgtgaagaagacccaaatcctcaccactggtaacagcatcatgataaatggagacgagatggacgttgtcaaggatctcatcttgcgttgatccacaatcaatgctcatggaagcaacagtcaagagagcaaagaaTTCATTGCATTTGCATAATTCTACCcaagtcctctttaaagtgttgaaaagcaatgatacCACTTTAGAGGACTATGTTGCATCtgccccaagccagggtgttttcttttttttacaatttaatcaaattaagaagaattgtgtggtcatcaccacaataaatttcagaacattttctgcccatacttattgttgttagctcctcattttcccctgtcCTTCCTTGCCATACCCCTAGaccattatcaatccagttactgtctctatagatctacttaTCCTGGATCTCATACAGAGAAGTGTACAAAACGTAAACAGAAAGCACACAACAAAAGATCAACAACAATGAtgagacaaaacatagaaaaacctcaattgaaaacagacaatattaaaaactgaaaaaccctctaaaatgggtcaaaagagaacaAATaacaaggtattacattttatccTAAgtacatcctttttttttttttttacattttattaagggctcatacaactcttatcacaatccatacatatacacacatcaattgtgtaaagcacatccgtacgttctttgccctaatcattttcaaagcatttgctctccacttaagccctttgcatcaggtcctcttattttcccccttcctccccatgcccccctccctcatgagcccttgataatttatagattgttattttgtcatatctttccctatctggagtctccctccccccctttctctgtcgtccatctcccagggaggaggtcacatgtggatccttgtaatcagttcctcctttccaacccactcaccctctagtctcccagtattgcccctcactcccctggtcccgaagggatcatccacccttgattccctgtgcctccagctcccatatgcaccagtgtacaacctctgccctatccagtcctgcaaggtagaattcggatcatggtagttggggggaggaagcatccaggatctgggggaaagctgtgttcttcatcggtactacatcacaccctgactgacccctctcctctcctaaacccctctgtgaggggatctccagtggccgacaaatgggctttgggtctccactctgcacttcccccttcattcactatagtatatatatgcatgatgccttatacctggtccctttggcacttcatgatcgcacaggctagtgtgcttctttcatgtgggctttattgcttctgagctagatggccgcttattcaccttcaagccgttaagaccccagacactatctcttttgatagccgggcaccatcagctttcttcaccacatttgcttatgcacccatttgtctttggcgatcgtatcatggaggtgtgcagccaatgatatgattttttgttctttgatgccttatacctggtccctttggcacctcgtgatcgcacaggctggtgtgcttcttccatgtggactttgttgcttctgagctagatggccgcttgtttatcttcaaggctttaagaccccagacactatctcttttgataaccgggcaacatcagctctcttcaccacatttacttgttcacccgctctggcttcagcagttgtttcgggagggtgagcatcatagagtgccaatttaataaaagaaggtattcatgcattgagggagtgtttgagtagaggcccaaggtcccaagccagggtgttttcagtggcctcatttgcatgtgaaaattggacacgaaataaggaagactggagaagaatcaatgcatatgAACTATGGTACTGGataagaatagtgaaagtaccacggtttgccaaaagaaccaacagatctgtcttggaagaggtacattcaaaatgttccttagaagcgaggatggggagactttgtctaacAGACTTTAgatatgctatcaggagagagcaatcTCTGGGAAAGATGTCATGATTGGTATGTATGACATGG includes:
- the LOC142422251 gene encoding uncharacterized protein LOC142422251, whose protein sequence is MATRRLPKLQVSASGGTEEVGNLLENQFSAGDANLEDKERALYADASPPEKTRLLHFPDGSEVETPEKSPPGVLPKVADSEASLSNGSAPESAPLEDAAGPGEEEEGPPESSALPLDGAEGAAGSGLSMEEAGSGVPEEAAGSGEMEVELVSETDGERSTGPAQESGVPGEEPEVPGEDQEVLIGVREVEPGEEEADADPEASYYDNAESKDLHLRELSPSAESKEAQLSQEDRPREGLPVQGPSEASSEEESSIEHGGEEEGMTSEESKENSGDGASSEETGAADSEEARESQEAAESTNPGEKGVQSSTEELSTGSKGIEAQDPEEGQQDYYPQNSGAHHSCLIVA